A genomic segment from Chitinophagaceae bacterium encodes:
- a CDS encoding ketoacyl-ACP synthase III encodes MSKINAAITAVGGYVPEYRLTNKELETMVDTNDEWIRTRTGVEERRILKGEGLGTSDMAAEAAKEVCMKAGINPAEIECVICATVTPDMVFPATANIVSDKAGFVNAFSFDIGAACSGFLYALSTGAAFIESGRYKKVIVIGADKMSSIIDYSDRATCIIFGDGAGAVLLEPTQEDTGIKDSILKSDGSGRQYLHQKAGGSVKPASVETVLAKEHYVYQEGQAVFKFAVKGMADVSYELMQRNNLTADDIAWLVPHQANLRIIYATANRMSLPKEKVMINIHKLGNTTAGTIPLCLWEWENQLKKGDNIILSAFGGGFTWGAIWVKWAY; translated from the coding sequence ATGAGTAAAATAAATGCTGCCATAACGGCTGTGGGTGGTTATGTACCCGAGTACAGGCTTACCAATAAGGAGTTAGAAACTATGGTAGATACCAATGATGAATGGATACGTACACGAACCGGTGTTGAAGAAAGAAGAATTTTAAAAGGTGAAGGTTTAGGCACTAGCGATATGGCAGCAGAAGCAGCGAAAGAAGTTTGCATGAAAGCTGGCATCAATCCTGCAGAAATTGAATGTGTAATATGTGCCACCGTTACACCGGATATGGTTTTTCCGGCAACGGCAAATATTGTAAGCGATAAAGCAGGTTTTGTAAATGCATTTAGTTTTGATATTGGCGCAGCCTGTTCGGGTTTTTTATATGCCCTTAGTACCGGTGCTGCATTTATTGAAAGCGGCCGTTATAAAAAAGTAATAGTTATCGGCGCCGATAAAATGAGCAGTATTATTGATTATAGCGACAGGGCAACCTGCATTATTTTTGGCGATGGCGCCGGCGCCGTATTATTAGAGCCAACACAGGAAGATACAGGTATAAAAGACAGTATTTTAAAAAGCGATGGCAGCGGCAGGCAATATTTACACCAAAAGGCCGGTGGCTCTGTAAAACCAGCTTCGGTTGAAACCGTACTGGCCAAAGAACATTATGTGTACCAGGAAGGGCAAGCCGTTTTTAAATTTGCTGTAAAAGGAATGGCAGATGTAAGCTATGAACTGATGCAACGCAATAACCTTACTGCAGACGATATTGCATGGCTTGTGCCCCACCAGGCCAACTTACGTATTATATATGCTACCGCAAACCGCATGAGTTTACCCAAAGAAAAAGTAATGATCAACATCCATAAACTGGGTAACACCACGGCTGGCACTATACCACTATGCCTTTGGGAATGGGAAAACCAATTAAAAAAAGGAGATAATATTATTCTCTCAGCATTTGGCGGTGGCTTTACCTGGGGCGCTATTTGGGTAAAGTGGGCTTATTAA
- a CDS encoding purine-nucleoside phosphorylase, whose product MMQKIHEAVAYIKNIINAEPVAGIVLGSGLGNFAEEIKVKHEIAYGDIPHFPVSTVEGHKGKLIFGELSGKKVIAMAGRFHFYEGYPIQDIVFPIRVMKFLGIKTLFLSNAAGGTNPSFKVGDLMIIRDHISFFTPNPLVGKNVDELGPRFPDMSEPYSLSLISEAKKIAAEANIDIKEGVYIAVTGPTFETKAEYKFVNIMGADAVGMSTVQENITAVHMGLPVFAVSVITDLGMMEGNHSITHQEVLEAAKAAEPRLTHIFKALIAQL is encoded by the coding sequence ATGATGCAAAAAATACATGAAGCAGTAGCCTATATAAAAAATATAATTAATGCAGAACCTGTAGCAGGTATTGTATTGGGCAGCGGACTTGGAAATTTTGCTGAGGAAATAAAAGTAAAGCATGAAATTGCTTATGGCGATATTCCTCATTTTCCCGTAAGCACTGTTGAGGGCCATAAAGGAAAATTAATTTTTGGCGAATTAAGTGGAAAAAAAGTAATTGCCATGGCGGGCCGATTCCATTTTTACGAGGGTTATCCCATTCAGGATATTGTATTTCCTATAAGGGTAATGAAATTCCTGGGTATTAAAACACTTTTTTTGAGTAATGCCGCAGGTGGTACCAATCCTTCTTTTAAAGTTGGCGACCTAATGATTATCAGAGACCATATTAGCTTTTTTACGCCCAATCCCTTGGTTGGAAAAAACGTGGATGAACTTGGGCCACGTTTTCCGGATATGTCGGAGCCTTATTCTTTGTCATTAATCAGTGAAGCCAAAAAAATTGCAGCCGAAGCAAATATTGATATTAAGGAAGGCGTTTACATTGCAGTTACCGGCCCAACATTTGAAACTAAGGCCGAATATAAGTTTGTAAATATTATGGGCGCCGATGCAGTAGGTATGAGTACGGTTCAGGAAAATATTACAGCAGTTCACATGGGCCTGCCGGTTTTTGCCGTAAGTGTAATTACCGATTTGGGGATGATGGAAGGCAACCACAGCATCACCCACCAGGAAGTACTGGAAGCCGCAAAAGCTGCCGAACCCAGGCTCACCCATATTTTTAAAGCGTTGATTGCACAGCTTTAA
- a CDS encoding ribonuclease H-like domain-containing protein, translating to MQHIRTEDIIIIDIETVSEKPFFTALHESWQQLWQGKVEKQLPQDVTAADFYTQRAGVMAEFSKIVCISMGYFMKEPQLRMRIKSFYGHDEKKILDDFLETMTKIEGRNSKWCFAGHNIKEFDIPFICRRLLINRIPIPRFLDFQNMKPWETNLVDTFQYWRFGDYKNFTSLKLLAAALEVPSPKDDIDGSMVGNVYWKENDLERIKIYCQKDVATVGNIFLRLKGKGLVHPDDIEYV from the coding sequence ATGCAACATATCCGTACCGAAGATATTATCATCATAGATATTGAAACTGTTTCTGAAAAACCATTTTTTACAGCGTTGCATGAAAGCTGGCAGCAGCTATGGCAGGGTAAAGTGGAAAAACAACTTCCACAGGATGTAACGGCAGCAGATTTTTATACACAAAGGGCAGGAGTGATGGCAGAGTTTAGCAAAATTGTGTGCATCAGTATGGGTTATTTTATGAAAGAGCCGCAATTGAGGATGCGTATTAAATCTTTTTACGGCCACGATGAAAAAAAAATACTGGATGATTTTTTGGAAACTATGACAAAAATTGAAGGCCGGAACAGTAAATGGTGTTTTGCCGGGCATAATATCAAGGAGTTTGACATTCCATTTATTTGCCGCAGGCTATTGATCAACCGTATCCCTATTCCCCGGTTTTTGGATTTTCAAAATATGAAACCCTGGGAAACCAACCTGGTAGATACTTTTCAATACTGGAGGTTTGGCGATTATAAAAATTTTACATCGCTTAAATTGCTGGCGGCAGCGCTTGAAGTGCCATCGCCTAAAGACGATATTGATGGCAGCATGGTAGGTAATGTGTATTGGAAAGAAAACGACCTGGAACGCATAAAAATTTACTGCCAGAAAGATGTTGCCACTGTGGGTAATATTTTTTTGCGTCTCAAAGGAAAAGGCCTGGTTCACCCCGATGATATTGAGTATGTATAA
- the sprA gene encoding cell surface protein SprA produces the protein MSLSRNSFLKLLMIHVLVLLWAPVSFAQNNDSLHYPIHDRYSDVLSSGGRSAFDLNDPSNIKDSVVYDAINRRYTVYEKIGDKYYRVPITYSFDEYWQMRNSQAEEEYFRKRANTTSLLNRGKFTKPKLSLYDNFFNRLFGSGKIEINPQGNVDITAGYQGQNIDNPTLPERARRNGGFDFNMNAQVNVNANIGDKLKFPINYNTLANFDVDNQLKLDYTGSDDEIIKRFEAGNVSFSSRGTLIPGAQQLFGLKTQLQFGKLYITTVLANQKSQRQSMDLQGGTAAQPFEIKADEYEENRHFLLGQYFKRNYNQRMSNLPAITSPVQILRLEVWVTNKTGITTETRDVVGLMDLAEDQPYSPVVTPTGTFPVPSNNSNDLLQQVLSRPDPRNPALVYNNLLGLGLQPVQDFEKTFARKLDSTQFIWNAQIGTLSLSQPLQPDEVLAVAYQFSYNGKIFQVGEFSQDVPPDSTTATQKVLFLKLLKATSQRTSLPLWQLMMKNVYTIGYGVISPQDFKLDVVYQEPGLGAKRYVPFGDKENGTPIISLINLDRLNSQLDPQPDGVFDYVENFTVVSQYSRVIFPVLEPFGRDLANKIYTTVPATAKDTLYYALYDSIKAVAQQYPNLNRFVLKGLSKSTGSSDISIGYNVPRGSVSVTAGGRLLQEGIDYDINYDLGTIHITNQAIINSGIPVQVNSENNATFGLQQRSYMGLRLDYLAKNTEKEQLSFGLTTVRLSERPFFTKVNLNDDPIRNTMYGIDVSYKKDLPRLTKWLDKLPFYTTTVPSAVNAYIEGAVLKPGHAPQIGRGNNGVIYIDDFEGSKSGIDLRFPPISWMLASTPSGSKDIFGNAMFPEADSSNSLVYGKNRAKISWYQIEQALQQYKGANNPIENVNLLSDPRTRAVYQKEIFPQRTTGFGESQLVTFDLSFYPRQRGPYNYSSAPAEIEAAGNLINPKKKWGGMMRSLDQTDFETANIEFIEFWMQDPYILPEYNSSSGGKLFFNLGNISEDILKDGQRFYENGLPTPNAPAAVNNTIWGRVPRNPIQVTNAFSNVPEDRVYQDVGFDGLSDTAEVNYRQIYLNDLAANFGTGSPIYQQALNDPSSDNFKNYRDGNFNGQDGILARYKNYNGPDGNSPINSGGVYTTAATLYPDAEDLNRDNTLNETEEYFQYKVDIKRTDAPEMQIGSNYIVDKKVVNISLPNGTNRDETWYQFRIPIGSYEQKIGNIPDFKSIRFMRMYMTDFDDSLVVLRFGQLQLGRNIWRKFQYKVDTTGMFNTASTTPLNVGAVNIEENDKRVPLPYRTPREIERVQTTSNNGVNLLQNEQAMTLQFCDLDLKDAKAVFQTFADRDMRQFRKLQMYIHAEEAVKNAPGNPIKDKELTAVIRLGTDFVNNYYEIRIPLYVTPLSAGNMNPDSDAYNDTLWNPHNSLDLDFAVLTRLKQNRNLSSIPIGQIYKELQSNGQTYSVMGNPNLAEVRGMLIGVENTSHAEVACGEIWVNELRLSSIDEKGGYAALGRVDVNLADLGTLSLSGNMHTAGFGTLEQRINERYRDNFFQFDVTANLELGKLLPKNTGLSIPVMASYSKTVSNPEYDPYDKDIKLKDKLANANGPQKDSIKNAAADITTIKTLNFTNVRKQKTNGKKPKIYDISNFDVSYSYINTHIQSPLIEYNDVTRHRGVLGYNFAPQPKYIEPFKKLFKKTKTHWFDLIKDFNFNYVPSQLSFRADLTRQFGVIRARSIGGDDKYKVPETFDKYFVFQRDYILRWNLTRSVTLDYTATNNSRIDEPFGRIDTKEKKDTVWKNLLKGGRNTIYNQTASFQYAVPTNKLPLIDWTTINLKYQATYNWIGASRLAVNLGNIIENGQQKEATAQFDFTRLYQKSKWLRQLDAPKNIEDKEKWKNRVTKVKDTVITKTGKKVIKTRRIVDKTAMPYVGTAGRVLGKLLTSVKQANFSITEMANTRLPGYMDSTQYAGENFRSMQPGFDFIFGKQPDKAWLNKKAAQNVISRDSTFNTMLQQNFDQRITVSGTIEPVKDLMITVNLSKTFNKNYTETFRFVDTSGGPNPSFMHLSPYAGGGFDVSYISFKTLFEKTGPNQVSETFKKFEANRIILSRRLGKQNPYTQLQPGQGQLADGYYYGYNKYAVDVLIPAFIAAYTGQDPDKVGLIDQNNANIKSNPFRSIKPKPNWKIDYTGLTKIKGMEKIFTNFTLSHGYTGNLSMNGFTSALMYQDQSNFGYPSFYDSTSGNFIPFFLVPNISIGEQFSPLIGFDMMFTNQLQLKFEYSKSRQLSLSLYDYQLSEVKSTEYVIGAGYRKRGLKLFGGLKLPKFLSSKADGKLDNEINFRLDFRIRDNITSNNRLDQSTNFPTAGSKEISINPTIDYYLNNRVNIKLYFDQRRVIPYISSSAPITNTRAGVQVRISLAQQ, from the coding sequence ATGTCGCTAAGCAGAAATTCTTTCTTAAAATTGCTCATGATACATGTGCTGGTATTGCTATGGGCGCCAGTTTCCTTTGCTCAAAATAACGACAGCCTCCATTATCCTATTCACGACAGGTATTCAGATGTACTTTCTTCAGGCGGCAGAAGCGCTTTTGACCTCAACGACCCTTCTAATATTAAAGACTCTGTTGTTTACGATGCCATAAACCGCCGGTACACGGTTTATGAAAAAATTGGCGATAAATATTACCGGGTTCCCATTACTTACAGCTTTGATGAATACTGGCAAATGCGCAACAGCCAGGCCGAAGAAGAATATTTTAGAAAAAGGGCAAATACTACCAGCCTGCTCAACCGGGGAAAATTCACCAAACCAAAATTATCTTTATACGACAATTTTTTTAACCGGCTTTTTGGAAGCGGTAAAATAGAAATTAACCCACAAGGCAATGTAGATATAACCGCAGGTTACCAGGGCCAGAATATAGATAACCCAACCCTACCCGAAAGGGCAAGGCGCAATGGCGGGTTTGACTTTAATATGAATGCCCAGGTAAATGTAAATGCCAATATTGGGGACAAACTTAAGTTCCCTATAAACTATAATACCCTCGCCAACTTTGATGTAGATAACCAACTAAAACTGGATTATACAGGAAGCGATGATGAAATTATTAAAAGGTTTGAAGCAGGTAATGTAAGTTTTTCCAGCCGGGGAACTTTAATACCCGGGGCGCAACAACTGTTTGGATTAAAAACACAGTTGCAATTTGGAAAGCTATATATCACCACCGTATTGGCCAATCAAAAATCGCAAAGGCAAAGTATGGATTTACAGGGTGGAACAGCCGCACAGCCTTTTGAAATAAAAGCAGATGAATACGAAGAAAACCGCCACTTTTTACTAGGCCAGTATTTTAAACGCAACTACAACCAGCGCATGAGCAATTTGCCGGCAATTACCAGCCCGGTACAAATATTGCGCCTCGAAGTATGGGTAACCAATAAAACAGGTATTACTACAGAAACAAGGGATGTAGTAGGCCTTATGGATCTTGCCGAAGACCAACCCTACAGCCCTGTGGTTACACCTACAGGTACATTTCCTGTTCCATCAAATAATTCCAATGATTTATTGCAGCAGGTTTTATCAAGGCCCGACCCACGAAACCCTGCATTGGTGTACAACAATTTATTGGGCCTGGGTTTGCAGCCCGTTCAGGATTTTGAAAAAACCTTTGCCCGTAAATTAGATTCTACACAATTTATATGGAATGCTCAAATAGGTACCTTATCCTTAAGCCAGCCTCTGCAACCCGATGAAGTACTTGCTGTGGCTTACCAGTTTTCTTATAATGGAAAAATTTTCCAGGTAGGTGAATTTTCACAAGATGTACCGCCAGACAGTACAACGGCAACACAAAAAGTATTGTTTTTAAAATTATTAAAAGCCACCTCTCAGCGTACCAGCCTTCCGCTTTGGCAATTGATGATGAAGAATGTATACACTATTGGTTATGGTGTAATATCTCCACAGGATTTTAAACTGGATGTTGTTTACCAGGAACCCGGCCTTGGCGCAAAACGCTATGTACCTTTTGGTGATAAAGAAAATGGCACACCAATAATTTCTTTAATTAACCTGGACCGGCTAAACTCTCAACTGGATCCGCAGCCCGATGGCGTATTTGATTATGTAGAAAATTTTACGGTGGTTTCGCAATATAGCCGGGTTATATTTCCGGTGCTGGAACCATTTGGACGTGACCTAGCCAATAAAATTTATACCACCGTTCCCGCTACGGCAAAAGATACTTTATATTATGCATTGTATGATTCTATAAAAGCCGTAGCACAGCAATATCCCAACTTAAATCGCTTTGTATTAAAAGGCCTTTCAAAAAGTACAGGCTCATCCGATATAAGTATAGGCTATAATGTTCCCCGTGGTTCGGTTTCTGTAACTGCTGGTGGCCGCTTATTGCAGGAAGGTATAGATTATGATATTAACTACGATTTAGGTACCATTCATATTACCAACCAGGCCATAATAAATTCAGGTATTCCTGTACAGGTAAATTCTGAAAACAATGCCACATTTGGCCTGCAACAAAGATCGTACATGGGTTTAAGGCTTGATTATTTGGCAAAAAATACCGAAAAAGAACAACTCTCTTTTGGTTTAACAACCGTAAGGCTAAGCGAAAGGCCCTTCTTCACCAAAGTAAATTTAAACGACGACCCTATACGCAATACTATGTATGGTATAGATGTGAGCTACAAAAAAGATTTACCAAGGCTTACCAAGTGGCTGGATAAATTACCTTTTTATACAACAACAGTACCCTCTGCAGTAAATGCATATATTGAAGGAGCAGTTTTAAAACCCGGCCATGCACCGCAAATAGGCAGGGGAAATAATGGCGTAATTTATATAGATGATTTTGAAGGAAGCAAATCAGGTATTGATTTGCGTTTTCCACCAATAAGCTGGATGCTTGCATCTACACCCTCCGGCTCAAAAGATATTTTTGGAAATGCAATGTTTCCTGAAGCAGACTCATCCAATAGCCTGGTATATGGAAAAAACAGGGCTAAAATTTCCTGGTATCAAATAGAGCAGGCGCTGCAACAATACAAAGGCGCCAATAACCCTATTGAAAATGTAAACTTGCTGAGCGACCCAAGGACTCGTGCCGTATATCAAAAAGAAATTTTTCCGCAGCGTACCACAGGTTTTGGAGAAAGCCAGTTGGTAACTTTTGATTTATCTTTTTATCCAAGGCAACGTGGGCCTTACAATTACTCTTCAGCTCCTGCAGAAATTGAAGCAGCAGGTAATTTAATTAATCCCAAAAAGAAATGGGGCGGAATGATGCGTAGCCTGGACCAAACAGATTTTGAAACAGCCAATATTGAGTTCATAGAATTCTGGATGCAGGATCCCTATATTTTACCGGAGTACAATTCTTCCTCAGGCGGTAAATTATTTTTTAACCTGGGAAATATTTCAGAAGATATTTTAAAAGATGGCCAGCGATTTTATGAAAACGGCTTGCCAACACCCAATGCACCTGCGGCAGTAAACAATACTATTTGGGGCAGGGTGCCTCGCAATCCCATACAGGTAACCAATGCATTTAGCAATGTGCCCGAAGACAGGGTTTACCAGGATGTAGGCTTCGACGGGCTTTCCGATACGGCAGAAGTAAACTACCGCCAAATTTACTTAAATGATTTGGCAGCCAATTTTGGAACCGGTTCACCCATTTACCAGCAAGCATTGAATGACCCATCTTCTGATAATTTTAAAAATTACAGGGATGGAAATTTTAATGGGCAGGATGGGATACTTGCCCGTTATAAAAATTATAATGGCCCCGATGGAAATTCTCCCATCAATTCTGGCGGCGTTTATACCACAGCAGCAACTTTATATCCCGATGCTGAAGACCTCAACAGGGATAATACACTCAATGAAACAGAAGAATACTTTCAATACAAGGTTGATATTAAACGTACTGATGCACCCGAAATGCAAATTGGCAGCAACTACATTGTAGATAAAAAAGTGGTAAATATAAGTTTGCCCAATGGCACCAACAGAGATGAAACCTGGTACCAGTTCAGGATACCTATTGGCAGCTACGAACAAAAAATTGGCAATATCCCCGATTTTAAATCTATCCGTTTTATGCGGATGTATATGACAGATTTTGACGACAGCCTTGTGGTGTTACGTTTTGGCCAGTTGCAACTGGGCCGTAATATCTGGCGCAAATTTCAATACAAAGTAGATACCACAGGTATGTTCAATACCGCAAGCACTACACCGCTAAATGTAGGCGCTGTAAATATTGAAGAAAACGATAAGCGTGTGCCTTTGCCTTACCGTACACCCAGGGAAATTGAAAGGGTGCAAACAACCAGCAATAACGGTGTAAACCTTTTGCAAAATGAGCAGGCTATGACTTTGCAGTTTTGCGACCTGGATTTAAAAGATGCCAAAGCCGTGTTTCAAACATTTGCCGACAGGGATATGCGCCAGTTCAGGAAACTGCAAATGTATATCCATGCCGAAGAAGCAGTAAAAAATGCGCCGGGCAACCCGATAAAAGACAAAGAACTTACCGCAGTAATTCGCCTGGGAACCGATTTTGTAAACAACTATTACGAAATTCGCATACCGCTTTATGTAACGCCATTGAGCGCTGGAAATATGAACCCAGATTCGGATGCTTACAACGATACACTTTGGAACCCTCATAACTCACTTGACCTGGATTTTGCCGTACTCACCAGGCTAAAACAAAACAGGAACCTTTCTTCAATTCCAATTGGCCAAATTTATAAAGAACTGCAATCCAACGGGCAAACCTATTCAGTAATGGGCAACCCCAACCTTGCAGAAGTGAGAGGAATGTTAATTGGTGTGGAAAATACTTCACATGCCGAAGTAGCCTGCGGCGAAATTTGGGTAAACGAACTAAGGCTTTCATCTATTGATGAAAAAGGCGGATATGCCGCATTGGGCAGGGTAGATGTAAACCTTGCCGACCTGGGTACTTTATCCCTATCCGGCAATATGCATACTGCTGGCTTTGGTACACTGGAGCAAAGAATAAATGAAAGGTATCGGGATAATTTTTTCCAGTTTGATGTAACCGCAAATTTAGAATTGGGAAAACTGCTTCCTAAAAATACAGGGTTGTCTATACCCGTAATGGCAAGCTATTCCAAAACGGTAAGCAACCCCGAGTATGATCCTTATGATAAAGACATTAAGCTAAAAGATAAATTAGCCAATGCCAATGGCCCGCAAAAAGATTCTATAAAAAATGCTGCTGCGGATATTACCACCATTAAAACGCTCAATTTTACTAATGTAAGAAAACAAAAAACCAATGGGAAAAAGCCAAAAATTTATGATATTTCCAACTTTGATGTAAGCTACTCTTATATCAATACCCATATTCAAAGCCCGTTAATAGAATATAATGATGTAACACGCCATAGAGGCGTTTTGGGCTATAATTTTGCGCCACAGCCAAAATACATAGAACCATTTAAAAAATTATTTAAGAAAACAAAAACGCATTGGTTTGACCTGATTAAGGATTTTAATTTTAACTATGTACCATCGCAGTTAAGTTTCAGGGCCGATCTTACCCGGCAGTTTGGTGTAATAAGGGCAAGGAGCATTGGTGGCGATGATAAATATAAAGTGCCCGAAACCTTTGATAAATATTTTGTGTTTCAGCGGGATTATATTTTACGCTGGAACCTTACCCGATCAGTAACGCTGGATTATACAGCAACCAATAACAGCCGTATAGATGAACCTTTTGGCAGGATAGATACCAAAGAAAAGAAAGACACCGTTTGGAAAAACCTATTAAAAGGCGGAAGAAATACCATTTATAATCAAACGGCTTCATTTCAATATGCAGTGCCTACAAATAAATTACCATTAATAGACTGGACCACAATTAACCTAAAGTACCAGGCAACCTATAACTGGATTGGCGCCAGCCGCCTTGCTGTAAACCTGGGAAATATTATTGAAAACGGCCAGCAAAAAGAAGCTACTGCCCAATTTGATTTTACAAGGCTCTACCAAAAAAGTAAATGGCTGCGCCAGTTAGATGCACCCAAAAATATTGAGGATAAAGAAAAATGGAAAAACCGGGTAACTAAAGTAAAAGATACCGTAATAACTAAAACCGGGAAAAAAGTAATTAAAACACGGCGTATTGTAGATAAAACCGCAATGCCTTATGTGGGCACGGCAGGCAGGGTTTTGGGCAAATTACTCACCAGTGTTAAACAAGCCAATTTCTCCATTACAGAAATGGCCAATACAAGGTTGCCGGGCTATATGGACAGTACGCAATATGCAGGTGAAAACTTCAGGAGCATGCAGCCCGGATTCGATTTTATTTTTGGCAAACAGCCCGATAAAGCATGGCTCAATAAAAAAGCGGCACAAAATGTAATATCCAGGGATTCTACATTTAATACCATGTTGCAGCAAAATTTTGATCAGCGTATAACCGTTTCCGGTACTATTGAACCAGTAAAGGATTTAATGATAACGGTTAACCTGAGTAAAACATTTAATAAAAATTATACCGAAACCTTCCGCTTTGTAGATACCAGCGGCGGCCCTAACCCCAGCTTTATGCACCTAAGCCCTTATGCAGGCGGAGGCTTTGATGTTTCTTATATTTCATTTAAAACACTTTTTGAAAAAACAGGGCCCAATCAGGTTTCGGAAACCTTTAAAAAATTTGAAGCCAACCGAATCATTCTATCCCGTAGGCTGGGCAAGCAAAATCCTTATACGCAGCTCCAGCCAGGCCAGGGCCAGCTTGCCGATGGCTATTATTACGGGTATAATAAATATGCAGTGGATGTGTTGATTCCGGCATTTATTGCTGCATACACTGGCCAGGATCCTGATAAAGTGGGCTTGATTGACCAAAATAATGCAAATATTAAATCCAATCCGTTTAGATCTATAAAACCTAAACCAAACTGGAAAATTGATTATACCGGCCTTACTAAAATAAAGGGCATGGAAAAAATATTTACCAATTTCACCCTTTCCCATGGCTATACCGGTAACTTAAGTATGAACGGGTTTACTTCTGCATTAATGTACCAGGATCAAAGCAACTTTGGGTATCCTTCTTTTTACGATAGCACATCTGGCAATTTTATTCCTTTCTTTTTAGTACCCAATATCAGCATTGGTGAGCAATTTAGCCCATTAATTGGTTTTGATATGATGTTCACCAATCAATTGCAGCTAAAATTTGAATATTCAAAATCGAGGCAGTTAAGTTTAAGCTTATACGATTACCAACTGAGCGAAGTTAAAAGTACAGAGTATGTAATTGGCGCAGGCTACCGTAAACGTGGGCTTAAATTATTTGGCGGTTTAAAACTTCCAAAATTCCTCAGCTCAAAAGCTGATGGAAAATTAGATAATGAAATTAATTTCAGGCTCGATTTCAGGATAAGAGATAATATTACTTCCAACAACCGGCTTGACCAATCCACCAATTTCCCCACAGCTGGCAGCAAAGAAATTTCTATTAATCCCACTATTGACTATTACCTCAATAACAGGGTAAACATAAAACTCTACTTTGACCAGCGAAGGGTAATTCCATATATTTCCTCTAGCGCTCCCATAACTAATACCAGGGCAGGTGTGCAGGTGCGTATTTCACTTGCACAGCAATAG
- the ruvA gene encoding Holliday junction branch migration protein RuvA, which yields MIAYLEGRLAFKSPALLHLDVNGIGYEVNISLHTYSAIQSLEKVKLYTYLQVKEDAHTLYGFFEPQEKEIFVLLISVSGVGAATARMMLSSLKPKEIVVAILVGNSKALEAIKGIGKKTAERLVLELRDKVQRHENTGEMPTTSNNTMEYDALNALTALGIPKSQAEQALKKVASSQTGELQLEDLIKKALKAI from the coding sequence ATGATTGCATACCTGGAAGGAAGATTGGCATTTAAAAGCCCGGCTCTATTGCATTTGGATGTGAATGGTATTGGTTACGAGGTGAATATAAGTTTACATACTTACAGCGCTATACAATCATTAGAAAAGGTAAAATTGTACACTTATTTGCAGGTAAAGGAAGATGCACATACTTTGTATGGTTTTTTTGAACCGCAGGAAAAGGAAATTTTTGTATTATTGATTAGTGTTTCGGGTGTAGGTGCAGCTACGGCAAGAATGATGCTGTCTTCTCTTAAACCCAAAGAGATTGTAGTAGCAATTTTGGTAGGAAATAGCAAGGCACTTGAAGCAATTAAAGGAATTGGCAAAAAAACTGCTGAGCGATTGGTACTGGAATTAAGGGATAAAGTGCAGCGCCATGAAAATACCGGAGAAATGCCAACAACCTCAAACAATACAATGGAATATGATGCGTTAAACGCTTTAACTGCATTAGGTATTCCAAAATCGCAGGCAGAGCAGGCTTTAAAAAAAGTTGCCAGCTCCCAAACCGGCGAATTACAACTGGAAGATTTGATAAAAAAAGCACTTAAAGCCATTTGA
- a CDS encoding acyl-CoA-binding protein, with translation MVNTLKEQFEEAVINSKSLSQKPSNETLLKLYSYYKQATEGDVSTEAPSNPFDFVAKAKYEAWVSLKGTAKENAMNDYIYLVEKLQG, from the coding sequence ATGGTAAATACTTTAAAGGAACAATTTGAAGAAGCTGTAATTAATAGCAAATCACTTTCGCAAAAACCCAGCAACGAAACCTTATTAAAATTATATTCATATTATAAGCAAGCTACCGAAGGCGATGTAAGCACCGAAGCGCCATCTAACCCTTTTGATTTTGTTGCTAAAGCCAAATACGAAGCCTGGGTATCTTTAAAAGGCACAGCTAAAGAAAATGCAATGAACGATTATATCTACCTGGTGGAAAAATTGCAGGGATAA